The stretch of DNA GCTGAGCTGGACCCCGCCGGCGCTACCCGAGCCTCCGAGCCGAGCCGCCCCGGCGCCCCGCAGCTCGGCCCAGGCGCGCGCTCCACCCGGCCAAGCAGCGCGCGCGGGAGCCGGCGGCCACCAGCTCCCCGCTCGAAGCGGGCCCCGACCGCGGGATGTCGGAGACGCGCAAGGGGGAGGCGGACGAGGCGGACGAGGGCCAGTGTGACTCGGGCATCGAGTCTCTGCGCTCGCTGCGCTCCCTGCCCGAGCCCACGCCCACTTCGGCCACTGCGCCCTCGGACGGCGGCGGTCCCCAAGGCTGGACCCTTCTAACGGGGAGCACCAAGGAGCCTCCGGAGAAGGAAGACGCGGATGGGGAGCGGGCCGACTCTAACTACGACTCCTCCTCGCTCACTGAGCCCCTGTCGTTCTTGGGGGGCCCAGAGGCTGAAGGCGAGGACGAGGCTGAGGCCCCGGGCTCGCCGCTCTCCCGTGCGGGGCCACTgagcccacaacagctagaagcCCTCACGTACATCTCAGAAGATGGAGACACGTGAGTGTGGGGGCTTGGCCGACAACGGCTTGTTTGGTCAGGGCCTCCAAACACGCGAGCTGGGAGGAGAAGCttgcacacactctctctctctctgctcctgactGCCCACTTTTGAGCTGTAGCCAGGCTGGGACCAGGAGACCTAGCATCAGCTGTATGCCCTCCTTAGTTAGGGGGTGAGGGTGGCAGTGGGGGCCTGCATCTAGAACCCCTGGAATGCTACCCAGCATCTTGGAAATCACCGCGAACCCACCGTTAGAAAATTCCCCTGACTAGTCcagttttgttttctggctgggggagggggcctaCTTGTTTGCTCAATCtctgggagtcccagctgctcaccttATCTCAGGGAACTAGAGGGATCAAGTCAGGTGGTGCCCTCAGGGCCCAGAAAGGAGGTGCGGGCTTGGGGCTGGCCctaaggaggaggaggggacaaGCCAGCTGGGGACACCAACTCCAGCAGACAGCCACAGCTGGATGCCTCAGCCTACTTCCTCCGCAGATAAAGGGGAAGTGAGGGTTGGAGTCCGGCTCCCTGAGCACCCCCCCAAACCCCCCTCACTGTCCTGCCCTTCCCCAGGCCCAAGTGGAAGTTGGTGGggacaaggccaggaggcagTTGCCAAGGGGCATTTGTTGGGTGGGATGCACAGGTGCCAGTTGAGGCTGTTGGTCCCCAGGACCAAGAAGGCAGTGGCAGCAAGAGGGGATGTCAGCGAGTGTGAACTCGCGAACTGGGGACTGGGGCATAAGTCCCAGATCCAAGATGTCAGAaagaaccagggagggaaggcGGGGCTTTCCTAGGCTGGCCGCTTTGGGGGATGCATTGACCAAAGTCACCTCAGACCACCGGCCTCCTGGAAGCCTGAACTTGGATCAGCAACCCCCCAGGCCTGGAGGTGCCATGGCAAACACCTGTCACTAACCTTTGGTGTGGGAACCAGGGCCTCTGCAGATGGCGTGTCCAGCTGGGGGAGGAGCGTCAGGAGTCCCCAGAGGGTCTCCAGAGAAGAGATGTTggagggtgggggcggggggctcTGTGCTGCCTTGGAGGTGTCTGGGCTGTGGGAGGTGTGGAAGTGGGAAaaggaagtgggaggaggagagacggagggaaagagggaggtggCTGCAGGAATGTGACCCAGAGAGCAGGCCTGGCCGAGGGGATTTCCAAAGCCGTTGGTCCTTTCCGCGGCACTCTCTCCTGGGCCTTGCCTTGGCTCCCGGAGTTTGGCCTCTCTTACCAcaacagccccctccccaggccccccgACAGGCCCCTCAGTCACCTACTCCCCGGAGGCAGCTGTCAGGGGCTTGGAccctccagctctgctttcatttTCCCCACCTGGTGCAGGGGAAACCCCAGGAGAATGGAACTTCCCCTCCAGCTGCCCCCTCTTTGTCCTGAGGTCAAAGGTCTTGCCCCCACCCATCAAACCCCCACGGCTGGCACTGCCCACATCTCTCTGCAGGTAGTGCTtgcaggaaggggaggaggggtctCTGGTCACTCCTTTCCCCCTCCCTAACTCCCttgggctgggcagcagggtggCACACTGACCACGCCCCCATCCGGGCTGGGCCTGTGGAATGCCGCTGAAAGGCTCTAAGTGGGAGCCCGCAGCAGCCTCCATGCAGGGAGGGGTGGTGGGGTACTCAGCAGTGGAAACCCCCTCTCCCCGAGGCCCACAGCTTTCATTTTGCCTCTACGCAGCAGCTGGCCTGGCAGGGCCTAGGGGGCAGAGAAGAGTGGGGCATGGGCAGGCTGGACAGGAAAGCTCCTATGCTGTCAGCACCCTGCCCACTTGTCCACACGTCCAGTCTTCCCGAAGGCCAGCAATGGGAACTTGGAGCTCCCACACCCACAGGATTTTGGCTTTCCATACCAACCCCTCACTTCCTGGCTCTAACTCTCACTTCCTGTACCTACGCCAGGGAGAGCTAGTTGGAGGTTGatgtgtgcctgcctgcctgctaagGCCCAGACCCCAGCTCACCCTGTCCAGCCTGGGCCTAGACCCCAGCCCAAGCCCTGCTTCCTTAGCCCTCATCCCCTCCCTGCAGGCTGGTGCACCTGGCGGTGATTCACGAAGCCCCCGCAGTGCTGCTGTGTtgcctggctctgctgccccAGGAGGTCTTGGACATTCAGAACAACCTTTACCAGGTGGGTAGGGATGAGAGGCTGTGCTTAGGTGCCCATGTATGTCCAGAAATGGAGTGGGAGCTGAGGAGGGAGATAAATAACGCCTTTAGCCCACGCCCCGAGGTACTTGTGGCAGTGCCCAGTCACACAGCCATTGTGATTGGGATATCACTTGCTGGCTGCTGTGGGGTCCCATGTcacagtggagcagcctggaggtGCTGCCTAGCCACAGCAGGTGGCATCTAGGTGGAATCTTCCAGGAGGGACTAGTCATGCAGACACTGCCTGGtgcctccatctctccatctACAGACTAAGCCCTGCCTCTTGTCCCTGGGTAGTCCCCTGCAGTGGGGTACAGCTTGCGTCCATTCCCATGTGTCCTTGCTAAGAGGACCTATAAGAAGAGCAGAAAACCACTTGacacatccctgcttccaaaacTGGGGTCCCAGGGGTTTGGTGCTGGGGGAGGTGGTGGCGGGAAGGGCTTAGAGGTACCAGGGCTGTGGAGTTGATAAACTGCTGTCTAAGCAGATGCCCATCTTGCATGTACCCAGAGGTGGGAGCCTGCCAGCCCTGGTGACCCCCACCCAATTGTGCCTACAGACAGCGCTCCATCTGGCTGTACATCTAGACCAGCCTGGTGCAGTGCAGGCGCTGGTGCTGAAAGGGGCCAATAGGACGTTACAGGACCGGCACGGCGACACGGCCCTACATGTGGCCTGCCAGCGCCAGCATCTGGCCTGTGCCCGCTGCCTGCTGGAGGGGCAGCCAGAACCAGGCAGAGGACCACCTCACTCCATGGATCTCCAGCTGCAGAACTGGCAAGGTGTGGGCAGCCCCAGAggctggcggggggtgggggcaggtgggaggcGGGGCTCCCTAGGGCTGTCCCATCCCTATCTACCTGGCAACTGTATGCAAGGAAGCACTCAGTACATATTTGATGAGTGAAAGAATCAATGAATGGGTGATTCAGAATTCATTTTGCACCTGTTGTGTACCCAGCTTGCAAAGGACATCTTAGGCCTTCAACTTTCAGCTTCCTAGAGGTTAAGTGAACTTAGTTTATCCTAGGAAGCCTTCgaggtgccaggcactgtgttagGAGTAGGCTTACACCTGTGAGCACTTCAGAGCC from Ochotona princeps isolate mOchPri1 chromosome 1, mOchPri1.hap1, whole genome shotgun sequence encodes:
- the NFKBIE gene encoding NF-kappa-B inhibitor epsilon gives rise to the protein MSETRKGEADEADEGQCDSGIESLRSLRSLPEPTPTSATAPSDGGGPQGWTLLTGSTKEPPEKEDADGERADSNYDSSSLTEPLSFLGGPEAEGEDEAEAPGSPLSRAGPLSPQQLEALTYISEDGDTLVHLAVIHEAPAVLLCCLALLPQEVLDIQNNLYQTALHLAVHLDQPGAVQALVLKGANRTLQDRHGDTALHVACQRQHLACARCLLEGQPEPGRGPPHSMDLQLQNWQGLACLHVATLQRNQPLMELLLQNGADVDAQEGTSGKTALHLAVETQERGLVQFLLQAGARVDARMLNGCTPLHLAAGRGLSSISSTLCEAGADSLLRNVEDETPQDLAEDPLTLLPFDDLKISGKPLLCAD